A single region of the Biomaibacter acetigenes genome encodes:
- a CDS encoding glycosyltransferase family 2 protein gives MMVSVVIPAYNEEKRIQATLKSVFLVDCVGEVIVVDDGSSDNTADLAEKAGAVVLKNKRNMGKGQALRLGLSMAKGDIIVFLDADVGQKAAEIKKLIRPVMTGEADMTIARFPPARKKGGFGFAKALARWGVYIYTGKNINCSLSGQRAFRREVMECIGNISPGFGVEVGLTIDALKKGFSVMEVDVDMTHRETGRDMGGFAHRIRQFFNILQVLIQRAVG, from the coding sequence ATGATGGTAAGCGTGGTAATTCCGGCTTATAATGAAGAAAAAAGAATACAGGCCACCTTAAAAAGTGTTTTTCTGGTTGACTGTGTAGGTGAGGTCATAGTAGTAGATGACGGTTCGTCAGATAATACCGCAGATCTTGCAGAAAAGGCCGGTGCCGTTGTCCTGAAAAATAAAAGAAACATGGGTAAGGGTCAGGCGCTCAGGTTGGGTTTATCTATGGCGAAAGGAGATATTATCGTTTTTCTTGATGCGGATGTGGGCCAGAAAGCGGCGGAAATAAAGAAGCTTATCCGGCCGGTCATGACAGGCGAAGCTGACATGACCATTGCAAGATTTCCCCCGGCAAGAAAAAAGGGTGGATTTGGGTTTGCCAAAGCCCTTGCAAGGTGGGGGGTTTATATTTATACGGGCAAAAACATAAACTGTTCTCTTTCGGGACAGAGGGCATTCAGACGGGAAGTAATGGAGTGCATCGGGAATATATCACCGGGCTTCGGCGTGGAAGTAGGCCTAACCATAGACGCCCTTAAAAAGGGATTTTCGGTGATGGAAGTAGATGTTGATATGACCCATCGGGAAACCGGCCGGGACATGGGTGGATTTGCTCACAGGATCAGACAATTTTTTAATATACTCCAGGTATTGATTCAAAGAGCAGTCGGATAA
- the hypD gene encoding trans-4-hydroxy-L-proline dehydratase, with amino-acid sequence MSDSLGCVAVEKEMQKKRAAVRPMNERIAKLREESVRAEVRISDERARIITEFYRSGIAAGKSFPVQRAMAFKYLMEHVSLPVEDGQLIVGLRGTGPQEVPTYPEMCTHSMKDLEILNSRENMPYRVDDKTRELYEKEVIPAWKGNTLRDIIFDNLSTEWLEAYKAGIWTEFMEQRAPGHTAGGERIFKNGLLDIKEEIKKKMQELKPSDPEYYDKMEELKAMDIAADAMLIYAERYAEKLEKMAEEEEDFERRKELNEMAKICRRVPAHAPKTFWEALQHYWFVHVGVVYETNPWDSYNPGRLDQHLYPFYEKDVAEGKLTREKAKELLEAFWIKINNQPAVPKVGVTAEESFTYNDFTKINIGGLKEDGSDGVNEVSYLLLEVLDEIRTLQPNTAVLVSDKNPERFLVKALKVVGPGFGEPPFFNFDGAIVKMLRQGKKLEDARTAGVSGCVETGAFGKEAYILTGYFNLPKILEITLNNGIDPQSGKKLGIETGDPKGFKTFDELWDAFIKQVKHFLDIKMKGNDIIEALFAKYMPVPFLSLWTDDCVEKAKDYNAGGTRYNTQYIQMVGLGTVTYSLTTIKCHVFDKKTVSMDELLEALKQNFEEKYEMMRQIILNKTPRYGEDDDYTDEIAKKIVDKLVEIIEKYPPSPVRKASKRVYFLPTTAHVYFGKVTGATPDGRKAGFPVSEGVSPVQGSDKKGIAAVFRSVSKCDWDKTGGALLNQKLTPDLLEGEENLRKLARLIKTFFNMGGHHVQFNVVSVELLREAQKRPKDFQDLMVRVAGYSDYFVNLPKGLQDEIIARTEHKEV; translated from the coding sequence ATGAGTGATTCTTTAGGGTGTGTGGCCGTTGAAAAAGAAATGCAAAAGAAAAGGGCTGCCGTCAGACCGATGAATGAAAGGATTGCAAAACTCAGAGAGGAAAGTGTCCGGGCTGAAGTCAGAATATCCGACGAAAGAGCTAGAATAATTACCGAATTTTACAGAAGCGGAATTGCCGCGGGCAAATCATTTCCTGTTCAGCGCGCGATGGCTTTCAAGTACTTAATGGAACACGTAAGTCTGCCGGTTGAAGACGGTCAGCTGATTGTGGGGTTGAGAGGGACCGGCCCGCAGGAAGTTCCCACGTATCCGGAAATGTGTACTCACAGCATGAAGGACCTGGAAATATTGAATTCCAGGGAGAACATGCCTTACAGGGTGGACGATAAAACTCGGGAATTATACGAGAAGGAAGTGATTCCGGCATGGAAAGGAAATACATTGAGAGACATTATTTTTGATAACCTTTCCACCGAATGGCTGGAGGCTTATAAGGCGGGGATATGGACGGAATTTATGGAGCAAAGGGCTCCCGGCCATACTGCCGGCGGCGAAAGAATATTCAAAAATGGGCTTTTAGACATAAAAGAAGAAATTAAAAAGAAAATGCAGGAACTAAAACCCAGTGACCCAGAATACTACGATAAAATGGAAGAACTCAAAGCCATGGATATTGCGGCAGATGCTATGCTGATTTACGCCGAACGCTATGCGGAAAAACTCGAGAAAATGGCTGAGGAAGAAGAAGACTTCGAGAGAAGAAAAGAATTAAATGAAATGGCAAAAATATGCCGCCGGGTTCCTGCACACGCTCCGAAGACATTCTGGGAAGCGCTTCAGCACTACTGGTTTGTCCACGTGGGTGTGGTCTATGAAACGAATCCGTGGGACTCTTACAACCCGGGCCGCCTGGACCAGCATCTGTATCCGTTTTACGAAAAAGATGTGGCTGAGGGGAAACTCACTAGAGAAAAGGCCAAAGAGCTCCTGGAGGCCTTCTGGATCAAGATTAACAACCAGCCGGCAGTGCCGAAAGTCGGGGTGACGGCAGAAGAGAGTTTCACATATAACGACTTTACAAAAATCAACATTGGTGGATTAAAAGAAGACGGTTCGGACGGTGTCAATGAAGTTTCCTATTTACTTCTGGAAGTCCTGGATGAAATAAGGACATTGCAGCCCAATACCGCTGTGCTGGTGAGCGATAAAAATCCGGAACGCTTTCTTGTAAAGGCATTAAAAGTAGTGGGGCCTGGATTTGGAGAGCCGCCGTTCTTCAATTTTGATGGAGCCATTGTCAAAATGCTGAGGCAGGGCAAAAAGCTGGAAGATGCCCGCACTGCAGGGGTCAGCGGCTGTGTGGAAACCGGTGCCTTTGGAAAAGAAGCCTATATTCTTACGGGATATTTCAACCTTCCCAAAATCCTCGAAATTACCTTAAACAACGGCATTGACCCGCAAAGCGGGAAAAAGCTTGGCATAGAGACGGGAGATCCCAAGGGCTTTAAGACCTTCGACGAACTGTGGGATGCTTTTATAAAGCAGGTTAAACATTTTCTGGATATAAAAATGAAAGGCAACGACATAATAGAAGCGCTTTTTGCAAAATACATGCCGGTACCTTTCCTTTCGCTGTGGACAGATGATTGCGTTGAAAAAGCCAAAGATTATAACGCCGGAGGGACAAGATATAACACTCAGTATATTCAAATGGTAGGGTTAGGCACTGTTACGTACAGTTTAACTACAATCAAGTGCCATGTGTTTGATAAAAAGACTGTATCGATGGACGAACTTCTTGAGGCTCTCAAGCAAAACTTTGAAGAAAAATACGAGATGATGAGGCAAATCATTTTAAACAAAACGCCTAGATATGGAGAAGATGATGATTACACCGATGAGATTGCAAAGAAGATAGTTGATAAGTTGGTCGAGATAATTGAAAAATATCCGCCGTCCCCTGTCAGAAAAGCCTCAAAAAGGGTTTACTTCCTGCCTACTACAGCCCATGTCTATTTCGGCAAAGTTACTGGAGCGACCCCTGATGGAAGAAAAGCCGGTTTTCCGGTCTCTGAAGGTGTTTCACCGGTTCAGGGCAGCGACAAAAAAGGAATAGCAGCGGTTTTCAGGTCCGTTTCAAAGTGTGACTGGGACAAAACCGGCGGAGCGCTCCTCAACCAGAAACTAACCCCGGATCTGCTCGAAGGCGAGGAAAACCTGAGGAAGCTTGCCCGGCTCATAAAAACCTTCTTCAATATGGGAGGGCACCATGTCCAGTTCAATGTGGTAAGCGTGGAGCTGCTCCGGGAGGCGCAAAAGCGCCCGAAAGACTTCCAGGACCTGATGGTCAGAGTTGCCGGGTACAGCGACTACTTTGTGAATTTACCAAAAGGTTTGCAGGACGAAATAATTGCAAGGACCGAGCATAAAGAAGTTTGA
- a CDS encoding sigma-54 interaction domain-containing protein: MDYKFLFESMLTHLKQGILVVDTNANVIFYNEPVTHMAGIDAEGAVGKNILDIFPGLTPDTSTFYYVLRTGKPLIDYVQTYFNFRGEQVTTLTSTMPLIKNGKIIGAFELYRDFSTVGELSEKIVSLQKELYKKASSQKVYIENRAQYTFEDIIGKSAVIKELKDKAKKIAESSSPVLVYGETGTGKELLVQAIHNASFTRKNKPFIAQNCAALPKTLLEGILFGTTAGSFTGAKDRPGLFELADGGTLFLDEINSMDIELQAKLLRVLQDKVIRRLGGAKTIVVDVRVIASTNEHPLKAVEKKLLREDLYYRLNVISLEIPPLRERKEDIPVLTEHFIKLYNRQLCKNVRGISQEVMDMFMNYSWPGNVRELKSTIESIINFMDGDMITVKEVTMKNCFVTSEGIEFQHPDKNSYVPPLEEAICNFEKNLIQKAISKANGNYAEAARLLKIPRQTLHNKIKKYGITKKFITE, translated from the coding sequence ATGGACTACAAATTTCTTTTTGAATCCATGCTTACCCACTTAAAACAGGGCATTCTAGTCGTAGATACAAATGCAAATGTAATATTTTATAATGAACCTGTGACACATATGGCGGGGATAGATGCCGAAGGTGCCGTGGGGAAAAATATTTTGGATATTTTTCCGGGTTTAACGCCGGATACAAGTACATTTTATTATGTATTAAGGACTGGAAAGCCGCTGATTGATTATGTTCAGACATATTTCAATTTTCGTGGAGAGCAGGTTACGACGCTGACGTCTACCATGCCATTGATAAAGAACGGAAAAATTATTGGAGCTTTTGAATTGTACAGGGATTTTTCCACAGTCGGCGAACTGTCCGAAAAGATTGTTTCGTTACAAAAAGAATTATATAAGAAAGCTTCAAGTCAAAAGGTTTACATCGAAAATCGGGCACAGTATACTTTTGAAGATATTATCGGTAAAAGTGCCGTCATAAAAGAGCTCAAAGATAAAGCAAAAAAGATAGCGGAAAGCAGTTCTCCTGTTCTGGTTTACGGAGAAACCGGAACCGGGAAAGAACTACTGGTTCAGGCCATTCATAACGCAAGTTTTACAAGGAAGAATAAACCATTTATAGCCCAAAACTGTGCGGCCTTACCTAAAACCCTTCTGGAAGGAATACTCTTTGGAACTACAGCAGGTAGCTTCACTGGTGCAAAAGACCGACCTGGTCTTTTTGAGTTAGCAGATGGGGGAACATTATTTTTAGACGAAATAAATTCAATGGACATCGAGCTTCAGGCAAAATTGTTGAGGGTTCTTCAAGATAAGGTAATAAGGCGACTGGGAGGGGCAAAAACTATTGTTGTTGATGTGAGAGTAATTGCTTCGACTAATGAACACCCTTTAAAAGCGGTTGAAAAAAAACTTCTGAGAGAAGATTTATACTACAGATTAAATGTAATATCTTTGGAAATTCCTCCGCTGAGGGAGAGAAAAGAAGATATACCTGTACTGACGGAGCATTTCATAAAACTTTATAACAGGCAATTATGTAAAAATGTAAGAGGCATTTCTCAGGAAGTAATGGATATGTTTATGAACTATTCCTGGCCTGGAAATGTGAGGGAATTAAAGTCCACGATTGAAAGCATTATAAATTTTATGGATGGGGATATGATTACGGTAAAAGAGGTTACCATGAAAAATTGTTTTGTAACTTCTGAAGGAATAGAATTTCAACATCCAGATAAAAACTCATATGTACCCCCACTGGAAGAAGCCATATGTAATTTTGAAAAGAACCTGATTCAAAAGGCTATAAGCAAAGCTAATGGGAATTATGCCGAGGCAGCGAGACTTCTTAAAATTCCAAGACAGACCCTTCATAATAAAATAAAAAAATATGGTATTACAAAAAAATTTATAACAGAGTAG
- a CDS encoding HAD family hydrolase: MKYEAVLFDLDGTLLDTLQDLADSMNSVLLSMGFTIHDMEKYRYFVGDGMYNLVLRTLPPDKREETIINQCLKKLNEEYGRRWADTTRPYEGIPELLDRLSEMGLKKAVLSNKPHDFTRLIIDKLLPSWSFDVVLGQREGVPKKPDPTAALEIVNKLNVPPERFLYLGDTNTDMKTANAAGMYSVGVLWGFREADELIESGAKVLIKHPNELLNILSGQE, translated from the coding sequence GTGAAATACGAAGCGGTGCTCTTTGACCTGGATGGAACTTTGCTCGATACTCTGCAGGACCTTGCCGATTCCATGAACAGCGTACTTCTGAGCATGGGTTTTACCATCCATGACATGGAAAAATACAGGTATTTTGTGGGCGACGGCATGTATAACCTGGTATTAAGGACTCTTCCTCCCGATAAAAGGGAAGAAACCATAATAAATCAGTGCCTGAAAAAGTTAAATGAAGAGTACGGCAGAAGATGGGCTGATACCACCAGGCCTTATGAAGGTATTCCCGAACTGTTAGACAGGCTCAGCGAGATGGGACTAAAAAAGGCTGTCCTTTCTAATAAGCCCCACGATTTTACCAGATTGATAATCGATAAACTGCTCCCCAGCTGGAGTTTTGATGTGGTACTGGGTCAGCGGGAAGGCGTTCCAAAAAAACCCGACCCTACAGCAGCTCTGGAAATAGTAAATAAATTAAATGTACCTCCGGAGAGGTTCCTGTATCTTGGAGATACAAATACGGATATGAAGACAGCCAATGCTGCAGGCATGTATTCAGTGGGTGTTTTATGGGGATTCCGGGAAGCGGATGAACTTATTGAAAGTGGAGCGAAAGTGCTTATAAAACACCCAAATGAATTGTTAAATATTCTGTCAGGACAGGAATGA
- a CDS encoding L,D-transpeptidase family protein yields MSKILWAFAFIMIIFMLFYSGYVYATPRCSCGEDRILKLQTPLMTGQDVREIQYQLKKLGFYKGTVNGIYDKKTSEAVRDFQKMEGLRPDGIFGIKTLLKMAKIYEKPAAKVPSEKPPGEVSIVIYTLDRKLVVMSEGKPFKSFPVAVGTFDTPTPIGLFTITQKDSWGEGFGSRWMRLNVPWGVYGIHGTNKPWSIGGFESHGCIRMLNPHVEQVYEWVNIGTKVYIIGGVDGPFTFGLKPLTEGSRGSDVMEVQKRLIGYGYYNGKIDGIYSWDVREAVRAFQKDNGLEPSGNVDEKTYRALGIILFE; encoded by the coding sequence ATGTCAAAAATCTTGTGGGCTTTCGCTTTTATAATGATAATTTTCATGCTTTTTTATTCAGGGTATGTGTATGCGACACCCCGCTGTTCCTGCGGTGAAGATAGAATCCTGAAATTGCAGACTCCTCTTATGACAGGCCAGGATGTCAGGGAAATTCAGTACCAGTTAAAAAAACTGGGGTTCTACAAAGGTACCGTTAACGGCATTTATGATAAAAAAACTTCCGAGGCCGTCAGAGATTTTCAAAAAATGGAAGGTTTGAGGCCCGATGGTATCTTTGGTATAAAAACTCTCCTGAAAATGGCCAAAATTTACGAAAAACCTGCTGCCAAAGTGCCTTCAGAAAAACCTCCAGGAGAAGTATCCATTGTTATTTATACACTGGATAGGAAACTGGTGGTCATGTCAGAAGGCAAGCCATTCAAATCCTTTCCCGTGGCAGTGGGCACCTTTGATACACCCACTCCCATAGGCCTTTTTACCATAACCCAGAAGGACAGCTGGGGAGAAGGATTCGGTTCGAGGTGGATGAGGCTGAACGTACCCTGGGGGGTGTACGGCATACACGGTACCAATAAACCATGGTCCATCGGTGGATTTGAATCCCACGGCTGCATCAGGATGCTAAACCCGCATGTGGAACAGGTCTATGAGTGGGTTAATATAGGTACAAAAGTATACATTATCGGCGGAGTGGATGGGCCTTTTACCTTTGGCTTAAAGCCTCTAACCGAGGGTTCAAGGGGTTCGGATGTTATGGAAGTTCAAAAGCGGCTTATTGGTTATGGATATTATAACGGAAAAATAGACGGAATTTATAGCTGGGATGTACGGGAAGCTGTGAGAGCCTTCCAAAAGGATAATGGTCTGGAACCCTCGGGCAACGTGGATGAAAAAACTTACAGGGCATTGGGTATCATATTATTTGAATAA
- a CDS encoding glycyl-radical enzyme activating protein, which yields MVNNGFIFDIKRYAVHDGPGIRTTIFLKGCPLRCWWCHNPEGISQAKALMFFEYKCMQCKTCAHVCPIGAISFENNVHHIDRLRCNNCGICSDACPTEALRHAGAIITIEELMKEIEKDVLLYDNSGGGVTFSGGEPLFQHKFLREALRECKKRDIHTVLDTSGYASPDVFSTVLDYVDVFLFDLKLADDEEHRKYTGVSNSLIKDNLRMLVDTGRGHDVILRFPVIPGITDTEKNVDGLVKFVSSLKGINEIDLLPFHDISEKYNRLGIEYKMPVHQAPSQEKLKYIKERFEEIGLYVKI from the coding sequence ATGGTCAATAATGGATTTATTTTCGACATAAAAAGATATGCTGTCCACGATGGTCCCGGAATCAGGACAACGATATTTCTTAAAGGGTGTCCACTGAGATGCTGGTGGTGTCACAATCCTGAGGGCATTTCTCAAGCGAAAGCGCTTATGTTTTTTGAATATAAATGCATGCAGTGTAAAACCTGTGCTCATGTTTGCCCAATTGGTGCAATTTCATTTGAAAATAACGTTCACCATATCGACCGCCTGAGATGTAATAATTGCGGTATCTGTTCCGACGCCTGCCCTACTGAAGCTTTAAGACATGCCGGTGCAATAATTACGATTGAAGAACTAATGAAGGAAATTGAAAAAGATGTTTTGCTATACGATAATTCAGGGGGAGGCGTGACCTTTTCCGGAGGAGAGCCGCTATTTCAGCATAAATTCTTAAGGGAAGCGTTGAGAGAATGTAAGAAGAGAGATATTCATACCGTGCTGGATACATCGGGCTATGCTTCCCCTGACGTATTTTCCACGGTCCTGGATTATGTCGACGTGTTCCTCTTTGACTTGAAGCTGGCTGATGATGAAGAACACAGGAAATACACCGGAGTTTCAAACAGCCTGATTAAAGATAATTTGCGGATGCTGGTGGACACAGGCAGAGGTCATGATGTCATTTTGCGCTTTCCTGTAATTCCCGGGATAACCGATACGGAAAAAAATGTTGACGGTCTTGTGAAGTTTGTTTCCTCATTGAAAGGCATAAACGAAATCGACTTACTTCCTTTCCATGATATAAGCGAAAAATACAACAGGCTCGGCATAGAATATAAAATGCCTGTCCACCAGGCTCCATCGCAGGAAAAATTAAAGTATATTAAAGAAAGATTTGAGGAAATTGGACTATATGTGAAGATTTGA
- a CDS encoding sodium-dependent transporter, whose translation MNEEREQWGSRLGFILASLGMAVGTGNIWRFPRMAGLHDGGSFLIAYLVANLMWALPLMMTEIAIGKRMRMGTVGSFRDFVGKKFAWFGAWAAFVCAAITFYYAVVFSWALKYFFMAVIGTFKPGLDSQALWDSTINNPVQGILWDFIAVVIAGIIIYKGVQGGLEKTNKIMIPTLFISLIITGIWALSKPGAVLGLKYLFVPKWASLATPALWLNAFAQASWSTGAGWGEMLTYAVYTKENEDVAANSHMVIFGDMLGAMTGALAVLPLVFAFSPSEAAAVETLKSGNYGLTFIYLTKFFSNTTGGALIASLFFLALSFAALSSLLPQTEVIVRNYIDAGYDRKKATILVSIAVFIFGVPSAVSIKFLNNQDWVWGVALLVSGVMFAFAVYKFGVDRVRTELINPDSDIVVGKSYNIRITLFPVLFAVLFGWWIWQSITWHPSDWWNPFLEDSVGTIVVQFAIAGLAFYLMNDKLAKWIKLKSYNGEMK comes from the coding sequence ATGAACGAAGAGAGGGAACAATGGGGAAGTCGTCTAGGATTTATATTGGCATCATTAGGTATGGCTGTAGGAACGGGGAATATATGGAGATTCCCCAGAATGGCAGGACTTCATGACGGAGGTTCGTTTTTGATCGCTTATCTTGTGGCAAATCTCATGTGGGCTTTACCGCTCATGATGACCGAAATTGCCATCGGCAAAAGGATGAGGATGGGAACGGTTGGTTCCTTTAGAGATTTCGTTGGTAAAAAATTTGCATGGTTTGGCGCATGGGCTGCCTTTGTATGCGCTGCCATTACCTTTTATTATGCAGTAGTATTTTCCTGGGCTTTAAAATATTTCTTTATGGCCGTCATTGGTACTTTTAAACCTGGATTAGACAGTCAAGCCCTGTGGGACAGTACCATAAATAATCCGGTCCAGGGAATTTTATGGGACTTCATTGCCGTTGTAATAGCCGGAATAATCATCTATAAAGGTGTTCAAGGTGGATTGGAGAAAACCAATAAAATCATGATACCCACCCTTTTCATATCACTGATTATAACGGGTATATGGGCCCTTTCAAAACCCGGGGCTGTTTTGGGGCTAAAATATTTATTTGTGCCCAAATGGGCTTCCCTGGCAACACCGGCCTTATGGCTTAATGCTTTTGCACAAGCATCATGGTCGACAGGAGCCGGCTGGGGTGAAATGCTGACATACGCTGTCTATACAAAAGAAAATGAAGACGTAGCTGCAAATTCACATATGGTTATATTCGGAGATATGCTCGGAGCGATGACTGGAGCGCTTGCAGTTTTGCCTTTGGTGTTTGCTTTTTCTCCCAGTGAAGCCGCGGCAGTAGAAACACTAAAATCGGGTAATTATGGGCTAACTTTTATATATCTGACCAAATTCTTTTCAAATACCACTGGAGGCGCACTGATTGCCTCATTGTTCTTCCTGGCGCTCTCATTTGCGGCTCTATCATCGCTATTGCCCCAAACTGAGGTTATAGTTCGCAACTATATTGACGCTGGTTACGATCGCAAAAAAGCAACTATCCTCGTTTCCATTGCAGTATTTATATTCGGCGTACCGTCGGCGGTCAGCATAAAATTCTTAAACAACCAGGATTGGGTATGGGGCGTAGCGCTTCTTGTAAGTGGCGTCATGTTCGCCTTCGCAGTTTACAAATTTGGAGTTGATAGAGTGAGAACAGAATTGATTAATCCTGACAGCGATATTGTTGTGGGAAAGTCTTATAATATTCGCATCACACTGTTCCCGGTGCTATTTGCAGTGCTTTTCGGCTGGTGGATCTGGCAGTCAATAACATGGCATCCGAGTGATTGGTGGAATCCCTTCCTTGAAGATAGCGTTGGAACAATAGTGGTTCAGTTTGCTATCGCTGGGCTTGCGTTTTATCTTATGAATGATAAATTGGCTAAGTGGATAAAATTGAAATCATATAATGGTGAAATGAAATAA